The Mycolicibacterium cosmeticum sequence CGGCCATGGCCAGCGCGCCACCGGCGAGTCTTGCGGTGACCGCGGCGGTGGGCGTCCAACCGGCCTCCATCAGGGCTTTGCCCAGCGGGCCGGACATCCCGAAGGTGAAGGCGGAGGCCACGGCGAACAGCATGCCGAGCCGGAACTGGCCGGTGTCGGCGCGCGTGTCGATCACGCTCATCGGAAACCCCCGAGCTGTCATGAGTAAAATATCGATTGGTCATGACGTTAGCGGGGACGGGAGTCAGGCGTCAAATGATTTTCACTCATGACACGGAGCTCACGCTGCGGGCCGCGTGTGTCCTGATCAACAGCAACCGCGTCGACGGTGAACAACTCGGCGACACCCGCGCGTTGGACGACTACCTCGACGGCTTCGGCTGGACCGGCCGGCGGGATCGGGACGCCGCCGAGCTGGCGTCGGTGCAACAGCTGCGTGAGCGGCTCGGCCGGATCTGGGCGTCCGCCGGCGACGAGGAACGCGTCGTGGGACAGGTCAATGCGCTGCTGGCGGACACCGATGCCGCACCCTGGCTGACCCGGCATCCGGAGATGCCGGAATGGCATCTGCACCTGGCGTCCATCCACGACCCGCTGTGGCAGCGGATGGGTGCCGAGATGGCGATGGCGCTGGCCGACCTCATCCGCGGTGGCGAACTGCGCCGGCTCAAGATCTGTGCGGCACCCGATTGTGACGCCGCATTGTTCGACCTGTCGCGCAACCGGTCCCGGATGTTCTGCGATACCGGCAACTGCGGGAACCGGCAGCACGTGGCGGCTTATCGAGAACGGCGGTCGAAGGACGGCTGATCCAGTTGATCCCGGGGAACGGCCTGAATCTGCGGCGCGGCCGAACCCTCGTGGATTGGCGCCTGCGGCTCCAGATCCGGCGGGGCCTTGATCTGGCTGCCCTGTGGGTTGGGAGGCGCCTGTGGGATCGAGTGTGGCTTCGGGATGCCGGCCGGTGGGCGGCCGGCGTCCCACCACGTGGTCGTGGCGCCGGGGCCGCCGGCATCGGGCACCGTTGCACTGCTGTACAGCGATCGCGGTGGCGATGGGGCGTAACCGGTTGTCGCC is a genomic window containing:
- a CDS encoding CGNR zinc finger domain-containing protein, with protein sequence MIFTHDTELTLRAACVLINSNRVDGEQLGDTRALDDYLDGFGWTGRRDRDAAELASVQQLRERLGRIWASAGDEERVVGQVNALLADTDAAPWLTRHPEMPEWHLHLASIHDPLWQRMGAEMAMALADLIRGGELRRLKICAAPDCDAALFDLSRNRSRMFCDTGNCGNRQHVAAYRERRSKDG